Proteins encoded within one genomic window of Sphaerotilus montanus:
- a CDS encoding GGDEF domain-containing protein, translated as MTTQIWHQVIRHGIENVANNPHVLELLQHWQTARMAQRRPSVAMFHAGRWPELYPRLMLLRREGDEFVYGHYGAEIARHSQGDMTGRKVSDFGGRLSAFFLATYQDALAHDQPIYTVHVSDRSLSVFTWERLILPLDSQDGADWLLVYGHPLQMRHQLLESVLDATSDALLALRRVHDAQGVDLGWMVLVINPAFTEMFGLVSRALVGHLVHEALADWAALNVEAECLLTMASATPRAVTRVLLTSQNLLRYLDIQIRPLKDGVVVSLTDATDLHEAQKRLRHLATTDALTGLANRREFDEQLHLEVQRARRSGEPLALVMADIDAFKAYNDHCGHAAGDDCLRQFALAMKSVFARELDVVARYGGEEFAILLPGTGVEGAFNLTERLLQRLQREALPHPASPVAAVVTASFGITAFGARDPDDEIHLLRRADRALYEAKQTGRNRVCLAR; from the coding sequence ATGACGACCCAGATCTGGCACCAGGTAATTCGACACGGCATCGAGAACGTCGCGAACAACCCGCACGTCCTCGAGTTGCTGCAGCACTGGCAGACCGCGCGCATGGCGCAGCGTCGGCCATCGGTGGCGATGTTCCACGCCGGGCGCTGGCCCGAGCTGTACCCACGCCTGATGCTGCTGCGCCGGGAGGGCGACGAGTTCGTCTACGGCCACTACGGCGCCGAGATCGCCCGCCACTCGCAGGGCGACATGACGGGGCGCAAGGTGTCGGACTTCGGTGGACGCCTGTCGGCGTTCTTCCTGGCGACCTACCAGGACGCCCTCGCGCACGACCAGCCGATCTACACGGTCCACGTCTCGGACCGCTCGCTCTCCGTCTTCACCTGGGAGCGCCTGATCCTGCCGCTGGACAGCCAGGACGGCGCGGACTGGCTGCTGGTCTACGGCCATCCCCTGCAGATGCGCCACCAGCTGCTGGAGTCCGTGCTGGACGCGACCAGCGACGCCCTGCTGGCGCTGCGCCGCGTGCACGATGCGCAGGGTGTCGATCTCGGCTGGATGGTGCTGGTGATCAACCCGGCGTTCACGGAGATGTTCGGGCTCGTGTCCCGGGCGCTGGTCGGGCATCTGGTGCACGAGGCGCTGGCGGACTGGGCGGCGCTCAATGTCGAGGCCGAGTGCCTGCTGACGATGGCCTCGGCGACGCCCCGGGCCGTGACGCGGGTGCTGCTGACCAGCCAGAACCTGCTGCGCTACCTTGACATCCAGATCCGCCCGCTCAAGGACGGGGTCGTCGTCAGCCTGACCGATGCCACCGACCTGCACGAGGCCCAGAAGCGCCTGCGCCACCTGGCCACCACCGATGCGCTGACCGGGCTGGCCAACCGGCGCGAGTTCGACGAACAGCTGCACCTCGAAGTGCAGCGCGCGCGCCGCTCGGGCGAGCCGCTGGCGCTGGTGATGGCCGACATCGACGCCTTCAAGGCCTACAACGACCACTGCGGCCACGCGGCCGGCGACGACTGCCTGCGCCAGTTCGCGCTCGCCATGAAATCGGTCTTCGCCCGTGAACTCGACGTGGTGGCCCGCTACGGCGGCGAGGAGTTCGCGATCCTGCTGCCCGGCACCGGTGTCGAGGGGGCGTTCAACCTGACCGAGCGGCTGCTGCAGCGGCTGCAGCGCGAGGCGCTGCCGCACCCGGCCTCGCCGGTGGCTGCGGTGGTGACGGCCAGCTTCGGCATCACGGCCTTCGGGGCCCGGGATCCGGACGACGAGATCCACCTGCTGCGCCGCGCGGACCGTGCGCTCTACGAGGCCAAGCAGACGGGGCGCAACCGGGTCTGTCTCGCGCGCTGA
- a CDS encoding OmpA family protein — protein MNYTTSSPRMALRPLVLALGLLAAAPLVHADAATDGALAADHQGYKVQQDAIQALNDTGRHRLASYPLAKAQCWLDVSFHEYTRNDRSAFPQGALDASRQITDYLARGGAPGAAENPAQQTPLVNDALKLRDDLWAQTAALKTHTGWRCAEKLVACGEVELVHAGNEHRQQGWRHAKPYVQIAEDLISDARLAAEACPALPVPVAPVVASPVEAPQPPAVVPVAPPPVVHERIVLSANVLFAFDRRGLADLLPEGRGQLDQLVARLDRMYARIDRLELTGHTDRLGTEAYNARLSTDRADTIKAYLQQQGVKADIVAAGRGAAEPLPNLTCAQRTQTALAKCLQPNRRVEISITGVPR, from the coding sequence ATGAACTACACCACTTCCTCCCCCCGCATGGCACTGCGTCCCCTCGTGCTGGCCCTCGGCCTGCTGGCCGCTGCGCCGCTGGTCCACGCGGATGCGGCCACCGACGGCGCGCTCGCCGCCGACCACCAGGGCTACAAGGTCCAGCAGGACGCGATCCAGGCCCTCAACGACACCGGCCGCCACCGCCTGGCCAGCTACCCGCTGGCCAAGGCGCAGTGCTGGCTCGACGTGAGCTTCCACGAGTACACGCGCAACGACCGTTCGGCCTTCCCGCAGGGCGCGCTCGACGCCTCGCGGCAGATCACCGACTACCTGGCCCGCGGCGGCGCCCCCGGTGCGGCCGAGAACCCCGCGCAGCAGACCCCGCTGGTCAACGACGCGCTGAAGCTGCGCGACGACCTGTGGGCGCAGACCGCTGCGCTGAAGACCCACACCGGCTGGCGCTGTGCCGAGAAGCTGGTCGCCTGCGGCGAGGTCGAACTCGTGCACGCCGGCAACGAGCACCGCCAGCAAGGCTGGCGCCACGCCAAGCCGTATGTGCAGATCGCCGAGGACCTGATCAGCGACGCCCGTCTGGCGGCCGAGGCCTGCCCGGCGCTGCCCGTGCCGGTGGCGCCGGTGGTGGCCAGCCCGGTGGAGGCGCCGCAGCCGCCGGCGGTGGTTCCCGTGGCGCCGCCGCCGGTGGTGCACGAGCGCATCGTGCTGAGCGCGAACGTGCTGTTCGCCTTCGACCGCCGTGGTCTGGCCGATCTGCTGCCCGAAGGCCGCGGGCAGCTCGACCAGCTCGTCGCCCGTCTGGACCGGATGTATGCCCGCATCGACCGGCTGGAGCTGACGGGCCACACCGACCGCCTCGGCACCGAGGCCTACAACGCCAGGTTGTCGACCGACCGTGCCGACACGATCAAGGCCTACCTGCAGCAGCAGGGCGTGAAGGCGGACATCGTGGCGGCGGGGCGTGGTGCCGCCGAGCCGCTGCCGAACCTCACCTGCGCGCAGCGCACCCAGACCGCCCTGGCGAAGTGCCTGCAACCGAACCGCCGCGTCGAGATCAGCATCACGGGCGTGCCGCGCTGA
- a CDS encoding class I SAM-dependent DNA methyltransferase: MLDDLKKTLWATADKLRANMDAAEYKHLVLGLIFVKYVSDTFQAKHAELTLRLADPDDAYFYGEAAPEDIAAELEDRDYYREANVFWVPEAARWEALRAAAKQPDIGKRIDEALALIEVENTRLKGILDKRYARAQLPDGKLGELVDLVSTIGFGATAGEARDVLGQVYEYFLGLFANAEGKRGGQFYTPRSIVKTLVAVLAPHHGKVYDPCCGSGGMFVQSEEFIEAHGGKVGDVAIFGQEANPTTWRLAAMNLAIRGIDFNLGREPADTFSRNQFPDLRADFILANPPFNISDWWHASLMGDARWQYGDPPAGNANTAWLQHMLHHLAPNGRAGIVLANGSMSSSQNSEGQIRAAMVEADVVEVMVALPGQLFFNTQIPACLWFLAKSKRARRGEVLFIDARKLATMISRVQCELTDAVIERIAGTVAAWRGESGAGVYADVAGYCRSVPLAEIAEHGHVLTPGRYVGAEAVEDDDEDFEAKMRALTEKLGEQMAKGAELDLVIRAKLGGLGYEF, from the coding sequence ATGCTCGATGACCTCAAAAAGACCCTCTGGGCCACCGCCGACAAGCTGCGCGCCAACATGGACGCGGCGGAGTACAAGCACCTCGTGCTTGGCCTCATCTTCGTCAAGTACGTCTCCGACACCTTCCAGGCCAAGCACGCGGAATTGACGCTGCGGCTGGCGGATCCGGACGACGCGTATTTCTACGGCGAGGCCGCGCCCGAAGACATCGCCGCCGAACTCGAAGACCGCGACTACTACCGCGAGGCCAATGTGTTCTGGGTGCCGGAGGCGGCGCGCTGGGAGGCCTTGCGTGCGGCGGCCAAGCAGCCTGACATCGGCAAGCGCATCGACGAGGCGCTGGCGCTGATCGAGGTCGAGAACACCAGGCTGAAGGGCATCCTCGACAAGCGTTATGCCCGGGCGCAGTTGCCGGACGGGAAGCTGGGCGAGCTGGTCGATCTGGTGTCCACGATCGGGTTCGGGGCGACGGCGGGCGAGGCGCGGGATGTGCTCGGGCAGGTCTACGAATACTTCCTCGGCCTGTTCGCCAACGCCGAGGGCAAGCGGGGCGGCCAGTTCTACACGCCGCGCAGCATCGTCAAGACGCTGGTCGCCGTGCTCGCGCCGCACCACGGCAAGGTGTACGACCCGTGCTGCGGCTCGGGTGGCATGTTCGTGCAGAGCGAGGAGTTCATCGAGGCGCACGGCGGCAAGGTGGGCGACGTGGCGATCTTCGGGCAGGAGGCCAACCCGACGACGTGGCGGCTGGCGGCGATGAACCTGGCGATCCGCGGCATCGACTTCAACCTCGGGCGGGAGCCGGCCGACACCTTCTCGCGCAACCAGTTCCCGGACCTGCGCGCTGACTTCATCCTGGCGAACCCGCCGTTCAACATCAGCGACTGGTGGCACGCGAGCCTGATGGGCGACGCGCGCTGGCAGTACGGCGACCCGCCGGCCGGCAACGCCAACACTGCGTGGCTGCAGCACATGCTCCACCACTTGGCGCCGAACGGCCGGGCGGGCATCGTGCTGGCGAACGGGTCGATGAGTTCGAGCCAGAACAGCGAGGGGCAGATCCGCGCGGCGATGGTCGAGGCGGACGTGGTGGAGGTGATGGTGGCGCTGCCGGGGCAGTTGTTCTTCAACACGCAGATCCCGGCGTGTCTGTGGTTCCTGGCCAAGTCCAAGCGGGCGCGGCGGGGCGAGGTGCTGTTCATCGATGCGCGCAAGCTGGCGACGATGATCAGCCGCGTGCAGTGCGAGCTGACCGACGCGGTGATCGAGCGCATCGCTGGGACCGTGGCGGCGTGGCGCGGGGAGTCTGGCGCGGGGGTGTATGCCGACGTGGCGGGATATTGCCGCAGCGTGCCGCTGGCCGAGATCGCCGAACACGGGCATGTGCTGACGCCGGGGCGCTATGTGGGCGCGGAGGCGGTGGAGGACGACGACGAGGACTTCGAGGCCAAGATGCGGGCGCTGACGGAGAAGCTCGGGGAGCAGATGGCGAAGGGGGCGGAGCTGGATCTGGTGATTCGCGCCAAGCTGGGGGGGCTGGGATATGAGTTCTGA
- a CDS encoding SdrD B-like domain-containing protein, translating to MSSHATRAHRFSTFHALVRWLAVLLLGSVMASVAQAASFNWSAASCITAGNCTTVGSITRFSNAVVGVNARDILLEVIETTNGASVYAAAIGTVNGGASYIDGKVGTNLAPSAVSQVRFRLRFVNPGTTTDNPLPGPVYFTSLDTDGMQSAVSGGYRERFEIITPTSTVAIGPQLESTSALVPGGVAYSPIICANGTTVGCNDSSYGGTGNYVFYPLLSTTPNVAATAVYTGMVGNIDFAFGLEVSAAGPGSVQESFRQYGIAGGVPDADMVPTLIQCTPDPVAAGAATTCALTCTNNGPDVAINPSCDFTGTLPAGAVRSAGCGTLTGLLTSGSSRACSITFTPTVGGTLNLTGGTGAANDTNGGAVVTAGNNPSTGSVVVTAPTTADMSPVFGNLPALLSPGASHSGLTLTCSNAVGGAAALAATCVPTASAGVVSAVNCLPVSGSPVAAGASIACTFSYTAPGNAGGSDTADTAVVFTGTTGATNDAVATNNTATAPVPLLDAVDESTTTPYGTAALLGVLTNDTRGATPASFGSVSLTVLVAPTPGSTIDPSSGAFSTTAATLPGTYTVTYQLCANPALTPAVCDTATATIVVGPGADMVPTFGALPGAVHPGQLYTGLTLNCTNVAGGASAATARGTLCQPQASVGTVSNVVCTPLVGADVASGAVQTCSFSYQAPGTQGGTDEPTTAVTFTGTTGAANDLNGGLTTGGNNLVTAAAVVIDALDDTATRAGGLTGQTSPLDPNDQIPTGSVYTLRAGGTCANASVSTTGLATYDVPAAGTCTVPYQVCAPAPNATACDTATLTVTATSADMAAAFSGLPTVVHPGQTLTGLGLSCTNVAATGAATAATCAPTVSAGTVSALSCSPPVGGAVAAGAAIACTFSYTAPGVQGGADEPVLSVVFTGTTSASNDSNAANNVVQSPATVIDAVDDRIGQPGGSTGRTTPLAPNDQVPTGSSFTGTGGTCARASVGSTGIATYDVPASGNCTVTYQVCAPAPAQTTCDFATLTVTAGAADLSPAFSNLPRVVGPGQRYTGLALTCTNVAGGAVATSPTCAPEASVGSVADLVCTPAPGAELAAGAAIACTFSYTAPGTRGGVNEPAENVVFRGLTGALNDSDGGTSANGNNLTLASAVLIDALDDTDFHPAGLTGQTTNVAENDQFPAGSTFTRTGGTCTFASMAPTGLATYDMPATGACTVVYQVCAPAPDTASCDTATLTATVNSSDMVPAFSGLPTAVFPGQQLTGLGLSCRNATGVAAATGALCQPSVSVGTITSLQCTPASGSTVAAGAAIACTFDYTAPGALGGSRETATAVVFTGTTGAANDSNGGLTTGGNNSVSSSATLIDAVSDGPATVPSTGARVPLYGNDTLGGSTVAAVQVVPTLVDTSSLIGATVDAATGELVVPAGAAPGSYTLTYQICAAGSTTVCDRATVLVTVQGADMVPTFTGLPGAASPGSTVTGTLTCANSGPSAATQATCAATGATVGACTVGGVAVALPVASLPAGSAIVCALTATAPASGVVNLTGLTGATNDTQGGTGPGGNNSTTTALPVIDAVNDGPVAVPATGSTIALLTNDTLGGSPVVPAQLTLTLTSPGGLTGATVDPQGRLTVPANTTPGPYTLTYQICVNPATTPAACDTATVTVNVLGQPDLQVSKIHSPAVFTERHTGTYTIAARNTGGFATSLPYTVVDTLPAGMTVAAVPTGSGWDCSTTALGATSATCTASTPIAAGASAAPITLVVNVAAGACAAPDANGLCSVANGTALVNHVRISGGGESGAGGTGDNNTATDPTPVQQAGAISGRVWGDTNHDRVQSGSESGVAGMAVEVLDAGGAVVGTSTTDALGDYRVDGLVPGTGFAVRFRDPVSGAYFGRPVSNDPAGGNDPTAATGTGVVTSGTIRNLTVPSGQRARINQSLPLDPSGVVYGTDSRAPVGGVRVELLDAAGAVVPAGCLVGGANSVVTSAAGTLAGVYSFLLNNPAPAGCPGAATYQLRTTPTSDYVVSRTLPAQAGTLTPPVGCTNGAAGGICTVQAQNVAPTGTEPTTWYTALRLDPAAGPDVVNNHIPLDPSVVPALLVIKTGDRAQAELGDSVRYTVVIKRSDSGNALLPALEVVDMLPAGFRYIDGTAQVNGVSIADPVGKPGPALRFSLGAMASGSTVTLTYRVRLGVGAMQGTGINSAQATGTPGATCGTTPNALCSNVSQFRVRVTGGVFAAEACVVGKVFVDCNHNHVQDDEELGIPGVRMYLTDGTSLISDVEGKYSLCGLAPRTQVLVVDQTTLPRGSRLTTTSSRNAGDAGSLFLDLKNGELHRADVVEGSCSNRVLEQVKARRARGETQGVDTEQRGQVLRFDGKPVTAPAQATDSARQRGGTVKPRQPDSGSTTGAAQ from the coding sequence ATGTCCTCGCACGCCACACGCGCTCACCGTTTTTCCACCTTCCATGCGCTGGTTCGATGGTTGGCCGTGCTGCTGCTGGGCAGCGTGATGGCCTCGGTGGCGCAGGCCGCGTCGTTCAACTGGTCTGCTGCCAGCTGCATCACGGCAGGCAACTGCACCACGGTGGGCAGCATCACCCGCTTCAGCAACGCGGTCGTCGGCGTCAATGCGCGCGACATCCTGCTGGAGGTGATCGAGACCACCAATGGCGCATCCGTCTACGCGGCGGCCATTGGCACGGTGAACGGTGGGGCGTCCTACATCGACGGCAAGGTGGGCACGAACCTGGCACCGAGCGCCGTGTCGCAGGTGCGCTTCCGGCTGCGCTTCGTCAATCCGGGCACCACGACCGACAACCCGCTGCCGGGTCCGGTCTATTTCACCAGCCTTGACACCGACGGCATGCAGAGTGCTGTCTCGGGCGGCTACCGCGAGCGCTTCGAGATCATCACGCCGACGTCCACCGTCGCGATCGGTCCGCAGCTGGAAAGCACCTCGGCCCTGGTGCCCGGCGGCGTCGCCTATTCGCCGATCATCTGCGCGAACGGCACCACGGTCGGCTGCAACGACTCGAGCTACGGCGGGACCGGCAACTACGTCTTCTACCCGCTGCTGAGCACCACGCCCAACGTCGCCGCGACGGCGGTCTACACCGGCATGGTCGGCAACATCGACTTCGCGTTCGGTCTGGAGGTCTCGGCCGCGGGCCCGGGCAGCGTGCAGGAAAGCTTCCGCCAGTACGGCATCGCCGGTGGTGTGCCGGATGCCGACATGGTGCCGACACTGATCCAGTGCACGCCCGATCCGGTGGCCGCTGGCGCAGCGACGACCTGCGCGCTGACCTGCACCAACAACGGCCCGGACGTGGCCATCAATCCCTCCTGCGATTTCACCGGCACGCTGCCCGCCGGCGCGGTGCGCAGTGCCGGCTGCGGCACGCTGACCGGCCTGCTCACCAGCGGCAGCAGCCGTGCCTGCAGCATCACCTTCACGCCCACGGTCGGCGGCACGCTCAACCTGACCGGCGGGACGGGTGCGGCCAACGACACCAACGGCGGTGCGGTGGTGACCGCCGGCAACAACCCGAGCACCGGCTCGGTCGTCGTGACCGCCCCGACCACCGCGGACATGAGCCCGGTGTTCGGCAACCTGCCCGCGCTGCTCAGCCCGGGGGCCAGCCATTCCGGTCTGACCCTGACCTGCTCGAACGCGGTCGGCGGTGCAGCCGCGCTGGCGGCGACCTGTGTGCCGACCGCTTCGGCCGGTGTGGTCAGTGCAGTGAACTGCCTGCCGGTTTCCGGCAGCCCTGTGGCGGCCGGTGCCAGCATCGCCTGCACCTTCAGCTACACCGCACCGGGCAACGCCGGCGGCAGCGACACGGCCGACACGGCGGTGGTGTTCACGGGCACCACCGGCGCCACCAACGACGCGGTGGCCACCAACAACACGGCCACCGCGCCGGTGCCGCTGCTCGACGCCGTCGACGAATCCACCACCACGCCCTACGGCACCGCCGCCTTGCTGGGCGTGCTGACCAACGACACCCGCGGCGCGACGCCGGCCAGCTTCGGCAGCGTGTCGCTGACCGTGCTCGTGGCGCCCACGCCCGGCTCCACGATCGATCCCTCCAGTGGCGCCTTCAGCACCACCGCGGCGACACTGCCCGGCACCTACACGGTCACCTACCAGCTCTGCGCCAACCCGGCGCTGACACCGGCCGTCTGCGACACCGCCACCGCGACCATCGTCGTCGGCCCCGGCGCGGACATGGTGCCCACCTTCGGCGCACTGCCGGGCGCCGTGCACCCCGGCCAGCTCTACACCGGCCTGACGCTCAATTGCACCAACGTCGCCGGCGGTGCCAGCGCGGCCACCGCCCGCGGCACGCTCTGCCAGCCGCAGGCCAGCGTCGGCACGGTCAGCAACGTGGTCTGCACGCCGCTGGTCGGCGCCGATGTCGCCAGCGGCGCGGTGCAGACCTGCAGCTTCTCCTACCAGGCCCCGGGCACGCAGGGCGGCACCGACGAGCCGACCACCGCCGTGACCTTCACCGGCACGACCGGCGCGGCCAACGACCTCAACGGCGGCCTGACCACCGGCGGCAACAACCTGGTCACGGCCGCCGCCGTGGTGATCGACGCGCTGGACGACACGGCCACCCGCGCGGGCGGCCTGACCGGCCAGACCTCGCCGCTCGACCCCAACGACCAGATCCCCACGGGCAGCGTCTACACCCTGCGCGCTGGCGGCACCTGCGCCAATGCCAGCGTGTCCACCACCGGCCTGGCCACCTACGACGTGCCGGCTGCCGGCACCTGCACCGTGCCCTACCAGGTCTGTGCCCCGGCGCCGAACGCGACCGCCTGCGACACCGCGACGCTCACCGTCACCGCCACCAGCGCCGACATGGCCGCGGCCTTCAGCGGCCTGCCGACGGTGGTCCACCCGGGCCAGACGCTCACCGGCCTCGGCCTGAGCTGCACCAACGTCGCTGCCACGGGGGCGGCCACGGCAGCGACCTGTGCGCCGACGGTCAGTGCCGGCACCGTCTCCGCCCTGAGCTGCAGCCCGCCGGTCGGTGGTGCGGTGGCGGCGGGTGCCGCGATCGCCTGCACCTTCAGCTACACGGCCCCCGGCGTGCAGGGCGGGGCGGACGAGCCCGTGCTCTCGGTCGTCTTCACCGGCACGACCAGCGCCAGCAACGACAGCAACGCCGCCAACAACGTGGTCCAGTCGCCGGCCACCGTGATCGACGCCGTCGACGACCGCATCGGCCAGCCCGGCGGCAGCACCGGCCGCACCACGCCGCTGGCCCCCAACGACCAGGTCCCGACCGGCAGCAGCTTCACCGGCACCGGCGGCACCTGCGCCCGCGCCAGCGTCGGCAGCACCGGCATCGCCACCTACGACGTGCCGGCCAGCGGCAACTGCACCGTCACCTACCAGGTCTGCGCCCCGGCGCCGGCCCAGACCACCTGCGACTTCGCCACCCTCACGGTCACGGCCGGTGCAGCCGACCTGTCGCCCGCGTTCAGCAACCTGCCGCGCGTGGTCGGCCCCGGCCAGCGCTACACCGGGCTGGCGCTCACCTGCACCAACGTCGCCGGCGGCGCCGTGGCGACCTCGCCGACCTGTGCCCCCGAGGCCTCGGTCGGCAGCGTCGCCGATCTGGTCTGCACGCCGGCACCGGGTGCCGAACTGGCGGCCGGTGCGGCGATCGCCTGCACCTTCTCGTACACGGCGCCCGGCACCCGCGGCGGCGTGAACGAACCCGCCGAGAACGTCGTCTTCCGCGGCCTGACCGGCGCGCTCAACGACAGCGACGGCGGCACCAGTGCCAACGGCAACAACCTGACGCTGGCCTCGGCCGTGCTGATCGATGCCCTCGACGACACCGACTTCCACCCCGCCGGCCTGACCGGACAGACCACCAACGTGGCCGAGAACGACCAGTTCCCGGCCGGCAGCACCTTCACCCGCACGGGCGGCACCTGCACCTTCGCCAGCATGGCCCCGACCGGCCTGGCCACCTACGACATGCCGGCCACCGGCGCCTGCACCGTCGTCTACCAGGTCTGCGCCCCGGCGCCGGACACGGCGTCCTGCGACACCGCCACGCTCACCGCCACGGTGAACTCGTCCGACATGGTCCCGGCCTTCTCGGGCCTGCCGACCGCGGTCTTCCCGGGCCAGCAGCTCACCGGCCTGGGCCTGAGCTGCCGCAACGCCACCGGCGTGGCGGCCGCCACCGGCGCGCTGTGCCAGCCGAGCGTCTCGGTCGGCACCATCACCAGCCTGCAGTGCACGCCGGCCAGCGGCAGCACGGTCGCCGCGGGCGCGGCCATCGCCTGCACCTTCGACTACACCGCGCCCGGCGCCCTGGGCGGCAGCCGCGAAACGGCCACGGCGGTGGTCTTCACCGGCACGACCGGCGCGGCCAACGACAGCAACGGCGGTCTGACCACCGGCGGCAACAACAGCGTCAGCAGCAGCGCCACGCTGATCGATGCGGTCAGCGACGGCCCGGCCACCGTGCCGAGCACCGGCGCGCGCGTGCCGCTGTATGGCAATGACACGCTCGGCGGCAGCACCGTGGCCGCGGTGCAGGTCGTGCCGACGCTGGTCGACACCAGCAGCCTGATCGGCGCGACCGTGGACGCCGCCACCGGCGAACTCGTCGTCCCGGCCGGTGCCGCTCCGGGCAGCTACACGCTGACCTACCAGATCTGTGCCGCCGGCTCGACCACCGTGTGCGACCGCGCCACGGTGCTGGTCACCGTGCAGGGCGCCGACATGGTCCCGACCTTCACCGGCCTGCCCGGTGCCGCCTCGCCGGGCAGCACCGTCACGGGCACGCTGACCTGCGCCAACAGCGGCCCGTCCGCCGCCACGCAGGCCACCTGTGCCGCCACCGGCGCCACGGTCGGCGCCTGCACGGTCGGCGGCGTGGCGGTGGCCCTGCCGGTGGCGAGCCTGCCGGCGGGCAGCGCCATCGTCTGCGCCCTCACGGCCACGGCGCCTGCCAGCGGCGTGGTCAACCTGACCGGCCTGACCGGCGCCACCAACGACACCCAGGGTGGCACCGGCCCCGGCGGCAACAACAGCACCACCACGGCATTGCCGGTGATCGACGCGGTCAACGACGGCCCGGTGGCGGTGCCCGCGACCGGCAGCACCATCGCGCTGCTGACCAACGACACGCTCGGCGGCTCCCCGGTGGTGCCGGCCCAGCTGACGCTCACGCTGACCAGCCCGGGCGGCCTCACCGGCGCCACGGTCGATCCGCAAGGCCGCCTCACGGTGCCGGCCAACACGACCCCCGGCCCCTACACGCTGACCTACCAGATCTGCGTCAACCCGGCCACCACCCCGGCGGCCTGCGACACGGCCACCGTGACGGTCAACGTGCTGGGCCAGCCGGACCTGCAGGTCAGCAAGATCCACAGCCCGGCGGTCTTCACCGAGCGCCACACCGGCACCTACACCATCGCCGCGCGCAACACGGGTGGTTTTGCGACCAGCCTGCCGTACACGGTGGTGGACACGCTGCCGGCCGGCATGACGGTCGCCGCGGTGCCCACCGGCAGCGGCTGGGACTGCAGCACGACCGCCCTCGGCGCCACCAGCGCCACCTGCACCGCGTCGACGCCGATCGCGGCCGGCGCGTCCGCCGCGCCGATCACGCTCGTCGTGAACGTCGCAGCGGGCGCCTGCGCGGCGCCGGATGCCAACGGGCTGTGCTCGGTGGCCAACGGCACCGCGCTGGTCAACCACGTCCGCATCAGCGGCGGTGGCGAGTCCGGTGCCGGCGGCACGGGCGACAACAACACCGCCACCGACCCGACCCCGGTCCAGCAGGCCGGCGCCATCTCCGGCCGGGTCTGGGGCGACACCAACCACGACCGCGTGCAGTCCGGCAGCGAGTCGGGGGTGGCCGGCATGGCGGTCGAGGTGCTGGATGCCGGCGGCGCGGTCGTCGGCACCTCCACCACCGATGCGCTGGGTGACTACCGTGTCGACGGACTGGTCCCGGGCACCGGCTTTGCTGTGCGCTTCCGCGATCCGGTCAGCGGCGCCTACTTCGGCCGCCCGGTCTCCAACGACCCGGCCGGCGGCAACGACCCGACCGCTGCCACCGGCACGGGCGTGGTCACCAGCGGCACGATCCGCAACCTGACCGTGCCTTCTGGCCAGCGCGCCCGCATCAACCAGAGCTTGCCGCTGGACCCGAGCGGGGTCGTCTACGGCACCGACTCCCGCGCCCCCGTGGGCGGTGTGCGGGTCGAACTGCTGGACGCGGCCGGCGCGGTCGTTCCGGCCGGCTGTCTGGTCGGCGGCGCGAACAGCGTCGTCACCTCGGCGGCCGGCACGCTGGCAGGGGTCTACAGCTTCCTGCTGAACAACCCGGCACCCGCGGGCTGCCCGGGCGCGGCCACCTACCAGCTGCGCACCACGCCGACCAGCGACTACGTGGTCAGCCGCACGCTGCCCGCGCAGGCCGGCACGCTGACCCCGCCGGTGGGCTGCACCAACGGCGCGGCCGGTGGCATCTGCACCGTGCAGGCGCAGAACGTGGCGCCGACCGGCACCGAGCCCACCACCTGGTACACCGCGCTGCGCCTGGATCCCGCCGCCGGTCCGGACGTGGTGAACAACCACATCCCGCTCGACCCGTCCGTGGTGCCGGCGTTGCTGGTCATCAAGACTGGCGACCGTGCCCAGGCGGAACTCGGCGACTCGGTGCGCTACACCGTGGTCATCAAGCGCTCGGACAGCGGCAACGCGCTGCTGCCGGCGCTGGAAGTGGTGGACATGCTGCCCGCCGGCTTCCGCTACATCGACGGCACGGCGCAGGTCAACGGCGTCAGCATCGCCGATCCGGTCGGCAAGCCCGGCCCGGCGCTGCGCTTCTCGCTTGGCGCGATGGCCTCGGGCAGCACGGTCACGCTGACCTACCGCGTCCGCCTCGGCGTCGGCGCGATGCAGGGCACCGGCATCAACAGCGCGCAGGCCACCGGCACCCCCGGCGCCACCTGCGGCACGACGCCGAACGCGCTGTGCTCCAACGTCAGCCAGTTCCGCGTCCGGGTCACCGGGGGCGTGTTCGCGGCCGAGGCCTGCGTCGTCGGCAAGGTCTTCGTCGACTGCAACCACAACCACGTGCAGGACGACGAGGAGCTGGGCATCCCCGGTGTGCGCATGTACCTCACCGACGGCACCAGCCTCATCAGCGATGTCGAAGGCAAGTACAGCCTCTGTGGCCTGGCGCCGCGCACGCAGGTGCTGGTGGTCGACCAGACGACGCTGCCGCGCGGCAGCCGCCTGACGACCACGTCCAGCCGCAACGCGGGCGACGCCGGCAGCCTGTTCCTCGACCTGAAGAACGGTGAGCTGCACCGGGCCGACGTGGTCGAGGGCAGTTGCTCGAACCGCGTGCTGGAGCAGGTCAAGGCCCGCCGCGCCCGCGGCGAGACGCAGGGCGTGGACACCGAGCAGCGCGGCCAGGTGCTGCGCTTCGACGGCAAGCCGGTCACCGCACCGGCCCAGGCCACCGACAGCGCCCGCCAGCGGGGCGGCACGGTCAAGCCGCGCCAGCCAGACAGCGGCTCCACCACCGGAGCTGCGCAATGA